One window from the genome of Moraxella nasibovis encodes:
- the ruvC gene encoding crossover junction endodeoxyribonuclease RuvC, with protein sequence MSLIIGIDPGSRMTGYGIISSHADKLTFLDAGTIRTDSSDMPTRIAQIFSGVCRIVQHYQKYSDEPMHAAIEQVFMATNPDSALKLGQARGAAIAALTAMNLSVSEYTARQIKQAVCGYGAADKEQVSAMVCRILLLDVVPQADAADGLACAICHAHSSHSMHKLLGNAALSGRSTSKKKGRWRLSEEDLLKLR encoded by the coding sequence ATGTCACTCATCATCGGTATCGACCCCGGCTCACGCATGACCGGCTACGGCATCATCAGCTCTCATGCAGACAAGCTGACTTTCCTAGACGCAGGGACGATTCGCACCGACAGCAGCGACATGCCAACTCGCATTGCTCAGATTTTCTCTGGCGTCTGCCGCATTGTTCAGCATTATCAAAAATACAGCGACGAGCCCATGCACGCCGCCATCGAACAGGTATTTATGGCAACCAACCCAGACTCAGCGCTCAAACTTGGGCAGGCTCGTGGCGCTGCCATCGCCGCCTTGACCGCCATGAATCTAAGCGTGTCAGAATACACCGCTCGCCAAATCAAGCAAGCGGTCTGTGGCTATGGCGCCGCCGACAAAGAGCAGGTCTCGGCGATGGTCTGTCGCATTTTATTACTGGATGTCGTGCCGCAGGCGGATGCCGCAGACGGTTTGGCGTGTGCCATCTGTCATGCGCATTCTAGCCACTCGATGCACAAGCTGCTCGGCAATGCCGCACTGTCAGGACGCAGCACTTCCAAGAAAAAAGGACGCTGGCGGCTGTCAGAAGAAGACTTATTAAAGCTTCGCTAA
- a CDS encoding FxsA family protein — protein sequence MGAVVGIALVWFIIEMMVWYLVAQFVSGWWVFFWFIIAAVIGIMLIKKAASTLNPMAQQLKQMQNGVIPNPANQPAEATVAGSVATGIAGILFLLPGLLSDVGGLILLLPFVQRKLTGAAKNYALKNQDKVLQMMSRQMGGQSPFGMGGTVNPNNPFGQGNPFGQGGGFGGFGKGGFGQGGFGGTTVDGEARSVQKNVKRLKSANDE from the coding sequence ATGGGTGCAGTCGTTGGCATTGCTTTGGTTTGGTTCATCATTGAGATGATGGTTTGGTATTTGGTGGCGCAGTTTGTGAGTGGTTGGTGGGTGTTTTTTTGGTTCATCATCGCTGCCGTTATCGGCATCATGCTCATCAAAAAAGCCGCCAGCACACTAAATCCGATGGCGCAGCAGCTCAAACAGATGCAAAATGGCGTCATTCCAAACCCTGCCAATCAGCCTGCTGAGGCGACGGTTGCAGGGTCGGTGGCGACTGGCATTGCGGGCATTTTATTTTTGTTGCCGGGGCTGTTGTCTGATGTGGGTGGCTTGATTTTGCTTTTGCCATTTGTACAAAGAAAGCTGACTGGCGCCGCCAAAAATTACGCCCTAAAAAATCAAGACAAAGTCCTACAAATGATGTCTCGACAAATGGGCGGTCAAAGCCCCTTTGGCATGGGCGGCACCGTCAATCCGAACAATCCTTTTGGTCAGGGCAATCCTTTCGGTCAAGGCGGCGGCTTTGGTGGCTTTGGCAAGGGTGGTTTTGGTCAAGGCGGCTTTGGTGGCACGACTGTCGATGGTGAGGCAAGATCTGTGCAAAAAAATGTCAAGCGACTTAAATCTGCCAATGATGAATGA
- a CDS encoding LysR substrate-binding domain-containing protein, producing MAIDIVINQRHLQIQLKQLETVWHTVVNGYNLSQAATLLHTSQSSLSKQIAALENQLKSDVFTRQGKRLTGLTPIGKALLPHIEAIFAEIRTIENLSLDFNNAQAGTLTVATTHTQARYVLPSIVKAFREKFSKVNLVLQQADPETIAQMVIRGQADIGIATESLLNNDILRCHRYYDWSHVVIVPKDHELASLAGVTDGVDLPTLASYPIITYHGGFTGRGAMDEAFAKEGLTPDIVLAALDSDVISTYVSSGLGIGIIAEMAYEPKHYPDLVAIPITHFGRFTSWIAVRDDSEIRKFGHEFIKLCQEQFAS from the coding sequence ATGGCAATCGACATCGTCATCAATCAGCGACACTTACAAATCCAACTCAAACAGCTTGAAACTGTCTGGCACACTGTGGTCAATGGCTACAACCTAAGCCAAGCCGCCACTCTACTCCACACCAGCCAGTCTAGCCTTTCAAAACAAATCGCCGCCCTAGAAAATCAGCTTAAATCCGATGTTTTCACCCGTCAAGGCAAGCGCTTAACAGGTCTGACACCGATTGGTAAGGCGCTGCTGCCGCACATTGAAGCGATTTTTGCTGAGATTCGCACCATCGAAAACCTAAGTCTTGATTTTAATAATGCCCAAGCAGGGACGCTCACGGTCGCCACCACACACACCCAAGCCCGCTATGTCTTGCCAAGCATTGTCAAGGCGTTTCGTGAAAAATTTTCCAAGGTCAATCTGGTGCTCCAACAAGCCGACCCTGAGACCATCGCTCAGATGGTGATTCGTGGACAGGCGGACATTGGCATTGCCACCGAGTCGCTTTTGAATAATGACATTCTGCGCTGTCATCGCTACTACGACTGGTCGCATGTGGTCATCGTGCCAAAAGATCATGAGCTGGCGAGTCTGGCAGGCGTGACAGATGGCGTGGATTTGCCAACTTTGGCAAGCTATCCCATCATCACCTATCATGGCGGCTTTACAGGGCGTGGGGCGATGGACGAAGCCTTTGCCAAAGAAGGCTTGACGCCTGACATCGTGCTTGCCGCACTCGACTCAGATGTCATCAGCACCTATGTTTCATCAGGCTTAGGCATTGGCATCATCGCCGAAATGGCATACGAACCAAAGCACTACCCCGATCTGGTCGCCATTCCGATCACGCATTTTGGGCGGTTTACCAGCTGGATCGCCGTGCGTGATGACAGCGAGATTCGCAAATTTGGGCATGAATTCATCAAGCTATGTCAAGAGCAGTTTGCTAGCTAG
- a CDS encoding AmpG family muropeptide MFS transporter — protein sequence MANTAHSSSWSVFKETYLTKNALVMLMLGFSAGLPYFLVFSTLGIWLREAQIDKSTVTMFAWAGLAYSFKFLWAPLVDSLSIPFLQDYLGKRRSWLLLMQCCVIAAIVLMAFTSPMASQMSSLEMMALFTVLLAFSSASQDIVIDAYRIEIVPKSMQTAFSALYVFGYRLGLIISGAGALYLATYFGSSEEAYQYGAWKNTYLVMALVMGVGVLTTLSASEPNSQMLTPKKQWLNDKVMGIYAALALIPMAIYGVWYLLDQISVRILEMVNSPFAITESVAHVAGMYGMAVLVPAPLVLIFLLLNQPKIKPLSVLSRHDAQTMRQDGRDNLRLLLMFVLSMVAFVFAFRALGEVLIGGTEHSNLVGFALESVRFIGSAMMAAMTAGVLVKLGLVKKQVAVRNWIEPILDFFRTYGKKAALILALIGVYRISDIVAGNIANIFYQDLGFTKVQIADASKLVGLTMSILGGFLGGFIAQKMRIIVAMMVGAVLAAATNLLFVLLFNSPTAGMLYVAVIADNLAGGLASAVFVAFLSVLTSIRFTAVQYALFSSLMTLSPKILGGYSGSIVEATSYPTFFMITCLMGVPVLFLVYLVGKYIDLGDGKFALKND from the coding sequence ATGGCGAACACAGCACACTCATCGTCTTGGTCGGTTTTTAAAGAAACTTATCTCACCAAAAATGCTCTGGTCATGCTCATGCTTGGCTTTTCGGCAGGTCTGCCGTATTTTTTGGTGTTTTCGACATTGGGGATTTGGCTTCGAGAGGCGCAAATTGACAAAAGCACCGTGACGATGTTTGCTTGGGCGGGCTTGGCTTATTCTTTTAAGTTTCTGTGGGCGCCTTTGGTGGACAGCTTGTCCATACCGTTTTTACAAGATTATCTGGGCAAGCGCCGCAGCTGGCTTTTGCTCATGCAGTGCTGTGTGATCGCAGCGATCGTATTGATGGCGTTTACAAGCCCTATGGCAAGCCAAATGAGCTCGCTTGAAATGATGGCGCTGTTTACCGTGCTTTTGGCGTTTTCGTCGGCATCGCAGGACATCGTCATTGATGCTTATCGCATTGAGATCGTGCCTAAGTCCATGCAGACGGCATTTTCTGCGCTTTATGTCTTTGGCTATCGACTTGGTCTCATCATCTCAGGTGCAGGCGCTTTGTACTTGGCGACTTATTTTGGTTCGTCCGAGGAGGCGTATCAGTACGGCGCATGGAAAAATACTTATCTGGTGATGGCTTTGGTGATGGGTGTGGGCGTGCTTACCACCCTAAGTGCCAGTGAGCCAAACAGCCAGATGCTCACACCAAAAAAACAATGGCTCAATGATAAAGTCATGGGTATTTATGCGGCGCTGGCGCTCATTCCGATGGCGATATACGGCGTGTGGTATCTGCTTGATCAGATTTCGGTGCGTATTCTTGAAATGGTGAACAGCCCATTTGCCATCACAGAGTCGGTGGCGCATGTCGCAGGCATGTATGGCATGGCGGTGCTTGTGCCTGCACCTTTGGTGCTGATTTTCTTGCTGCTCAATCAACCCAAGATCAAGCCGCTGTCTGTGCTAAGCCGCCATGACGCCCAAACGATGCGCCAAGATGGCAGAGACAATCTGCGTCTTTTGCTGATGTTTGTGCTGTCGATGGTGGCGTTTGTGTTTGCTTTCCGTGCGCTTGGCGAGGTGTTGATTGGCGGTACAGAGCATTCTAATTTGGTTGGCTTTGCACTTGAAAGCGTCCGCTTTATCGGCAGTGCAATGATGGCGGCGATGACGGCAGGCGTGCTGGTGAAACTGGGCTTGGTCAAAAAACAAGTCGCCGTGCGCAACTGGATCGAGCCGATTTTAGACTTTTTTAGAACTTATGGCAAAAAAGCTGCACTCATCTTGGCACTCATCGGCGTGTACCGCATTTCTGACATCGTGGCGGGCAACATTGCCAATATCTTTTATCAAGACTTAGGATTCACAAAGGTGCAGATCGCCGATGCCAGTAAGCTTGTGGGTTTGACGATGAGTATTTTGGGTGGTTTTTTGGGTGGTTTTATTGCCCAAAAAATGCGCATCATCGTTGCCATGATGGTGGGGGCGGTCTTGGCGGCAGCGACCAATTTACTGTTTGTTTTGCTATTTAATAGCCCGACGGCAGGCATGCTGTATGTGGCGGTCATCGCAGATAATTTGGCAGGTGGTCTGGCGAGTGCGGTATTTGTGGCGTTCTTGTCGGTGCTGACTTCCATTCGCTTTACGGCGGTGCAGTATGCGCTATTTTCGTCTTTAATGACTTTGTCGCCAAAGATTTTGGGTGGTTATTCTGGTAGCATCGTTGAGGCGACCAGCTATCCGACTTTCTTTATGATTACTTGTTTGATGGGCGTGCCAGTGCTGTTTTTGGTGTATTTGGTGGGCAAATACATTGACCTAGGTGATGGCAAATTTGCCCTAAAAAATGACTAA
- the prmC gene encoding peptide chain release factor N(5)-glutamine methyltransferase yields the protein MTKTEQLILTLSDIKALYRSDSLPRHWWQGWLCHVLDQPSSFLITHDDHVLTPKQRQLFDEGIAKMRQGVPLAYLTGEQAFFGRIFAVNEHTLIPRPDTERLIEVVLDWAAKSPLDAGYILDLGTGSGCIAITLAKELPSWQVLAVDFSDEALKVANDNAKRLSANHCQFARSDWFENIEGAFDVIVSNPPYIAQDDEHLATLVAEPITALVAKDDGLYDIEIIASQAQRFLNKDGLLAVEHGYDQGMSVRQIFDKYGYDDIKTIQDYGGNDRLTVGVRGVSR from the coding sequence ATGACTAAAACGGAACAGCTGATTTTGACTTTATCTGACATCAAAGCCCTATATCGCAGCGACTCCCTGCCCCGTCACTGGTGGCAAGGTTGGCTGTGCCATGTCCTTGATCAGCCGTCAAGTTTTTTGATCACGCATGATGATCATGTGCTCACACCAAAGCAAAGACAGCTGTTTGATGAAGGGATTGCCAAGATGAGGCAGGGCGTGCCTTTGGCGTATCTGACTGGCGAGCAGGCGTTTTTTGGTCGAATTTTTGCGGTTAATGAACATACCTTAATCCCAAGACCAGACACGGAGCGACTCATTGAGGTGGTGCTTGACTGGGCAGCCAAAAGCCCGCTTGATGCTGGCTATATTTTGGATTTGGGGACGGGTTCTGGCTGTATTGCCATCACGCTTGCCAAGGAGCTGCCATCTTGGCAGGTGCTGGCGGTGGATTTTTCTGACGAGGCGTTAAAAGTCGCCAATGATAATGCCAAGCGTTTGTCGGCGAATCATTGCCAGTTTGCGCGCTCGGATTGGTTTGAAAATATTGAGGGTGCATTTGATGTCATCGTCTCAAATCCACCCTACATCGCCCAAGATGATGAGCATTTGGCGACGCTTGTGGCAGAGCCGATCACGGCACTGGTGGCTAAGGACGATGGGCTTTATGACATTGAAATCATTGCCAGTCAGGCGCAGCGATTTTTGAATAAAGACGGTCTGCTCGCGGTGGAGCATGGGTATGATCAGGGTATGAGCGTGCGGCAAATTTTTGATAAATATGGCTATGATGACATCAAGACCATCCAAGACTATGGCGGCAATGACAGACTGACGGTGGGTGTGCGAGGTGTGAGTAGATGA
- a CDS encoding HesA/MoeB/ThiF family protein, translated as MSALTDKELLRYSRQILLDDWDLEAQIRLKNSTALIVGLGGLGCPVSQILARAGVGRLHLVDFDVIDESNLQRQTLFFEADVGKSKVKTAHKRLREHNELIAIDHTETKLTAENLPKLLTQVSPDLVIDCTDNFSVRDLLNKSCRALGVPLLSNSAIGEVGQIALFTKETGCYQCLFGEEGGDEQTCATSGVLASTVSVIGSMAAQVALDFLGRGRNPIAGKLVLWQGRTMTLRNVQFAQDELCAACSG; from the coding sequence ATGAGCGCTTTGACAGACAAGGAGCTTTTGCGTTATTCTCGGCAGATTTTGCTGGATGATTGGGATTTGGAGGCGCAGATTCGCCTAAAAAACAGCACGGCGCTCATCGTTGGCTTGGGTGGCTTGGGTTGCCCTGTGTCGCAAATCTTGGCACGAGCAGGGGTTGGCAGACTGCATTTGGTGGATTTTGATGTCATTGATGAGAGTAATTTACAGCGGCAGACGCTATTTTTTGAGGCAGATGTCGGCAAATCAAAAGTCAAAACCGCCCACAAAAGATTGCGTGAGCATAATGAGCTCATCGCCATTGACCACACTGAGACCAAGCTAACTGCTGAGAATTTGCCAAAGCTTTTGACGCAAGTATCGCCTGATCTTGTGATTGATTGTACTGATAATTTTTCTGTTCGTGATTTATTAAATAAATCATGCCGAGCATTGGGCGTGCCATTGTTGTCCAATTCGGCAATCGGTGAAGTGGGGCAAATCGCGTTATTCACCAAAGAAACAGGCTGCTATCAGTGTCTGTTTGGTGAGGAGGGTGGCGATGAGCAGACCTGTGCGACATCAGGCGTACTGGCAAGTACGGTGTCTGTGATTGGCTCGATGGCGGCTCAGGTGGCGCTTGACTTTTTGGGAAGGGGGCGCAATCCCATTGCAGGCAAGCTTGTGCTGTGGCAGGGTCGGACGATGACTCTGCGTAATGTTCAATTTGCCCAAGATGAGCTGTGCGCAGCCTGTTCTGGGTGA
- a CDS encoding ABC1 kinase family protein, whose translation MLKKPTRKSPFAIAKKSVSTSLNVLGRIQKTASVAGLSALRVATGEKMDAELLKESFEQMGVTYIKLGQFIASTPSIFPKDYVLAFQDCLDATTPVPFNEILAVLREELGQERGLGDIFEHIDPKPLASASIAQVHRATLIGGRQVALKVQKPNVGTVIHTDLSVLHGGFWLAEKLVPSMKAANLAPILDEIRSRMMMETDFLAESRHIERFLGFLKQTGNTKITAPTVHQALTTKRVLTMDLLVGKSLIDETLGLAKDEASARQTMSDVLDTWFLSLMMTGEFHADLHAGNLMMLDDGRIAFLDFGLVGQIEPKSLQACFALVQSLQVNDYQGMAKAMVEIGMTHDKVSIDRLGEDLHRMLGKVGKDSQPESLNAMMLELSEIGKRHGIHFPRDFALLLKQLLYFDRFMVTLAPEMELFEGERLKMVG comes from the coding sequence ATGCTAAAAAAACCAACAAGAAAATCGCCTTTTGCCATCGCAAAGAAGTCTGTCAGCACAAGCCTAAATGTGCTGGGGCGCATTCAAAAGACCGCTTCTGTGGCAGGTCTGTCAGCACTTCGGGTAGCGACTGGCGAAAAAATGGATGCCGAACTTTTAAAAGAGTCGTTTGAGCAGATGGGGGTGACTTACATCAAGCTTGGGCAGTTTATTGCAAGTACACCGTCTATATTTCCCAAAGACTATGTTCTTGCATTCCAAGATTGTTTGGATGCGACGACGCCTGTGCCTTTTAATGAAATTTTGGCAGTGCTGCGTGAGGAGCTGGGGCAGGAGCGGGGGCTTGGAGATATTTTTGAGCACATTGACCCCAAGCCTTTGGCATCGGCAAGCATTGCGCAGGTACACCGAGCGACACTCATCGGCGGCAGGCAGGTGGCATTAAAAGTACAAAAACCCAATGTCGGCACGGTCATTCATACCGATCTTAGCGTGCTGCATGGCGGCTTTTGGTTGGCTGAAAAGCTGGTGCCGTCGATGAAGGCAGCGAATTTGGCACCGATTTTAGATGAAATTCGCTCACGCATGATGATGGAGACCGATTTTTTGGCGGAAAGTCGTCACATCGAGCGGTTTTTGGGCTTTTTAAAACAAACGGGCAATACCAAAATCACCGCACCCACCGTGCATCAAGCGCTGACCACCAAGCGTGTGCTGACGATGGATCTTTTGGTGGGTAAGTCGCTCATCGATGAGACGCTGGGGCTTGCCAAAGACGAGGCATCGGCACGCCAGACGATGAGTGATGTGCTTGACACTTGGTTTTTGTCGTTGATGATGACAGGTGAGTTTCATGCCGATTTGCACGCAGGAAATCTCATGATGCTTGATGATGGGCGCATTGCTTTCCTGGATTTTGGTTTGGTGGGGCAGATTGAGCCAAAGAGCTTGCAGGCGTGTTTTGCTTTGGTGCAAAGCTTGCAGGTCAATGATTATCAAGGCATGGCAAAAGCGATGGTTGAGATCGGTATGACGCATGATAAAGTGAGTATTGATCGGCTGGGTGAGGATTTGCACCGCATGCTTGGTAAGGTTGGCAAAGACAGTCAGCCTGAGAGCCTAAATGCCATGATGCTTGAACTTTCTGAGATTGGCAAGCGGCATGGCATTCATTTTCCTAGGGATTTTGCGCTGTTATTAAAGCAGCTGCTGTATTTTGACCGCTTTATGGTGACGCTCGCCCCAGAGATGGAGCTGTTTGAAGGCGAGCGATTAAAGATGGTGGGCTAG
- a CDS encoding DUF3482 domain-containing protein, giving the protein MNKSSKNKYLVTISVIGHTNVGKTSLMRTLLRDAEFGEVKNESATTRHVAAVNILDKHGKVLIGLHDTPGLEDATGVMDFLQDHTDGRADGVERLQVFLQAVASSDPRLSEDFSQEAKVIRSLIAADIAMYVIDAREPVLSKYKDELAVLASSGTPVLPVFNFIKGNEENMATWREMLSRRALHVTHAFDTVAFDFEGEMALWQNLATLSMDHQSLITLRHERQETWQDMAEVGTAIIADFLVNVASFSKKIEENEDPAPTLSAMQTAVRQSEDIMQSKLLHLYQFYHAHIDDDEVSILGKEQDLFDGELLTRYGIRTAGGSVTGMVIGAGIDMATLGASLGLGTALGGVLGGLLPNTSTIRDKAMGVQTLTIDDATLTLLATRAQHLHHTLRHRGHASLHAIKSDATDTALPWQTGKLPNALKKARARPHYSSLEGRYEDNMSLRQELSDRLSVLLLDHLQTKLANPT; this is encoded by the coding sequence ATGAATAAATCAAGTAAAAACAAATACTTAGTTACAATATCGGTTATTGGACATACCAATGTCGGCAAAACCTCACTCATGCGCACCTTATTGAGAGACGCAGAATTTGGCGAGGTTAAAAATGAATCTGCCACCACGCGTCATGTCGCAGCTGTCAATATTCTTGATAAGCACGGCAAGGTTTTGATTGGTCTGCACGACACGCCCGGTCTTGAAGATGCCACAGGGGTGATGGATTTTTTGCAGGATCATACTGACGGGCGTGCTGATGGTGTCGAGCGTTTGCAGGTTTTTTTGCAGGCGGTGGCGTCGTCCGACCCACGCCTAAGTGAGGATTTTAGTCAAGAGGCGAAAGTAATTCGCAGTCTCATCGCTGCGGACATCGCCATGTATGTGATCGACGCCAGAGAGCCTGTATTGTCCAAATATAAAGATGAGCTTGCGGTCTTGGCAAGCAGTGGTACGCCTGTTCTGCCAGTGTTCAACTTCATTAAAGGCAACGAAGAGAATATGGCAACATGGCGTGAGATGCTGTCTCGGCGTGCTTTGCATGTGACGCACGCTTTTGACACTGTCGCTTTTGATTTTGAAGGTGAGATGGCGCTTTGGCAAAATCTTGCGACGCTTAGCATGGATCATCAAAGTCTAATCACTTTACGCCATGAACGCCAAGAGACATGGCAGGACATGGCGGAGGTAGGTACCGCCATCATCGCTGATTTTTTGGTGAATGTGGCAAGTTTTAGTAAGAAAATCGAGGAAAACGAAGACCCCGCCCCAACTTTAAGCGCCATGCAGACCGCCGTCAGACAATCTGAGGACATCATGCAAAGCAAGCTTTTACACTTGTATCAGTTTTATCATGCGCACATTGACGACGATGAGGTGAGTATCCTTGGCAAAGAGCAAGATTTGTTTGATGGTGAGCTACTGACTCGCTATGGCATTCGTACCGCAGGAGGCAGTGTGACTGGCATGGTGATTGGCGCAGGCATCGACATGGCGACGCTTGGGGCAAGTCTTGGGCTTGGCACAGCGCTGGGCGGCGTGCTTGGCGGTCTTTTGCCAAACACAAGTACCATCCGTGATAAGGCGATGGGCGTACAGACACTCACCATTGATGACGCCACTTTGACTTTGCTTGCCACACGAGCGCAGCACCTGCACCACACCTTGCGCCACCGTGGGCATGCAAGCCTGCACGCCATCAAGTCTGACGCTACCGACACCGCCCTACCGTGGCAAACTGGCAAACTGCCTAACGCTCTCAAAAAAGCTCGTGCCCGTCCGCATTATTCTAGTCTTGAGGGGCGCTATGAAGACAATATGTCGCTTCGCCAAGAGCTAAGCGACAGACTGAGCGTCCTGCTGCTCGACCATTTGCAAACCAAACTGGCAAATCCTACATAA
- a CDS encoding helix-turn-helix transcriptional regulator: protein MKKYLTSNEVCEIFGISKMTLHRWEKHYPHGEPFPKHVLGGGMGGGIKRYLTQEVHEWELKHTNK from the coding sequence ATGAAAAAGTATTTAACATCTAATGAAGTTTGTGAAATCTTTGGCATCAGCAAAATGACCCTGCACCGCTGGGAAAAGCATTATCCACATGGCGAGCCATTCCCAAAGCATGTGCTTGGCGGTGGCATGGGCGGCGGCATCAAACGCTACTTAACCCAAGAAGTCCACGAATGGGAGCTAAAACACACCAACAAATAA
- a CDS encoding DUF551 domain-containing protein, whose product MVYTPKGTGSCISIDNFIFGENCFLFDKYTDLIVTHWMPLPSPPKMSPSRSYSHEIPQTKTCQKSQTRPAQLSAQA is encoded by the coding sequence ATGGTTTATACACCCAAGGGGACTGGTAGTTGCATTTCTATTGATAATTTTATCTTTGGCGAGAATTGTTTTCTTTTTGATAAATATACTGATTTGATAGTCACCCACTGGATGCCATTGCCTAGTCCACCAAAGATGAGCCCATCACGGAGCTACTCACATGAAATTCCGCAAACAAAAACTTGCCAAAAAAGCCAAACAAGGCCTGCGCAATTATCAGCGCAAGCTTGA
- a CDS encoding helix-turn-helix domain-containing protein, with protein sequence MSYRTQILDHLMASDTLDPIKALNLFGCFALSQRITDLKKEGIPVKTQMVTAKSGKRHAIYWLEPDYIHSQKEQAV encoded by the coding sequence ATGAGCTATCGCACACAGATTTTAGACCATCTGATGGCAAGCGATACGCTAGACCCAATCAAAGCACTCAACCTGTTTGGGTGCTTTGCCCTGTCTCAGCGCATCACCGATCTCAAAAAAGAAGGCATCCCCGTCAAAACACAGATGGTCACCGCCAAAAGCGGCAAACGCCATGCCATCTATTGGCTTGAGCCTGACTATATCCACAGCCAAAAGGAGCAAGCGGTATGA